The Canis aureus isolate CA01 chromosome 11, VMU_Caureus_v.1.0, whole genome shotgun sequence genome has a segment encoding these proteins:
- the KCNJ4 gene encoding inward rectifier potassium channel 4, protein MHGHSRNGQAHVPRRKRRNRFVKKNGQCNVYFANLSNKSQRYMADIFTTCVDTRWRYMLMIFSAAFLVSWLFFGLLFWCIAFFHGDLEAGPAAAAAAAAAGAPTGSGAAAPTAPKPCIMHVNGFLGAFLFSVETQTTIGYGFRCVTEECPLAVIAVVVQSIVGCVIDSFMIGTIMAKMARPKKRAQTLLFSHHAVISVRDGKLCLMWRVGNLRKSHIVEAHVRAQLIKPYMTQEGEYLPLDQRDLNVGYDIGLDRIFLVSPIIIVHEIDEDSPLYGMGKEELESEDFEIVVILEGMVEATAMTTQARSSYLASEILWGHRFEPVVFEEKSHYKVDYSRFHKTYEVAGTPCCSARELQESKITVLPAPPPPPSAFCYENELALMSQEEEEMEEEAAAAAAVAAGLGLEAGSKEEAGIIRMLEFGSHLDLERMQATLPLDNISYRRESAI, encoded by the coding sequence ATGCACGGACACAGCCGCAACGGGCAGGCCCACGTGCCCCGGCGGAAACGCCGCAACCGCTTCGTCAAGAAGAACGGCCAATGCAACGTCTACTTCGCCAACCTGAGCAACAAGTCGCAGCGCTACATGGCGGACATCTTCACCACCTGCGTGGACACGCGCTGGCGCTACATGCTCATGATCTTCTCCGCGGCCTTCCTCGTCTCCTGGCTCTTCTTTGGCCTCCTCTTCTGGTGTATCGCCTTCTTCCACGGCGACCTGGAGGccggcccggcggcggcggcggcggcggcggcggcgggggccccGACGGGCAGTGGCGCGGCGGCCCCGACGGCCCCCAAGCCCTGCATCATGCACGTGAACGGCTTCCTGGGCGCCTTCCTGTTCTCGGTGGAGACGCAGACGACCATCGGCTACGGGTTCCGGTGCGTGACGGAGGAGTGCCCGCTGGCGGTCATCGCCGTGGTGGTCCAGTCCATCGTGGGCTGCGTCATCGACTCCTTCATGATCGGCACCATAATGGCCAAGATGGCCCGGCCCAAGAAGCGGGCGCAGACGCTGCTGTTCAGCCACCACGCGGTCATCTCGGTGCGCGACGGCAAGCTCTGCCTGATGTGGCGCGTGGGCAACCTGCGCAAGAGCCACATCGTGGAGGCCCACGTGCGGGCCCAGCTCATCAAGCCCTACATGACCCAGGAGGGCGAGTACCTGCCGCTGGACCAGCGGGACCTCAACGTGGGCTACGACATCGGCCTGGACCGCATCTTCCTGGTGTCGCCCATCATCATCGTCCACGAGATCGACGAGGACAGCCCGCTCTATGGCATGGGCAAGGAGGAGCTGGAGTCGGAGGACTTTGAGATCGTGGTCATCCTCGAGGGCATGGTGGAGGCCACCGCCATGACCACCCAGGCCCGCAGCTCCTACCTGGCCAGCGAGATCCTGTGGGGCCACCGCTTCGAGCCCGTGGTCTTCGAGGAGAAGAGCCACTACAAGGTGGACTACTCGCGCTTCCACAAGACCTACGAGGTGGCCGGCACGCCCTGCTGCTCCGCCCGGGAGCTTCAGGAGAGCAAGATCACCGTGCTGcctgccccgccgcccccgcccagTGCCTTCTGCTACGAGAATGAGCTGGCCCTCATgagccaggaggaagaggagatggaggaggaggcggcAGCCGCTGCTGCCGTGGCCGCAGGCCTGGGCCTGGAGGCGGGCTCCAAGGAGGAGGCGGGCATCATCCGAATGCTGGAGTTTGGCAGCCACCTGGATCTGGAGCGCATGCAAGCCACCCTCCCTCTGGACAACATCTCCTACCGCAGGGAGTCTGCCATCTGA